One Chaetodon auriga isolate fChaAug3 chromosome 14, fChaAug3.hap1, whole genome shotgun sequence genomic window carries:
- the LOC143331629 gene encoding alcohol dehydrogenase 1-like produces the protein MATAGKVIKCKAAVAWEPNKPLVIEEIEVAPPQAKEVRIKIVATGVCHTDLYHLLEIKQKDCFPVVLGHEAAGIVESVGPGVTEIQPGDKVIPLFIGQCRECRFCKSPKTNQCVDAWKGTGRHDVTAPPDSRLTCKGKTLLQLAGTGTFSEYTVVGEIAVAKIDPAAPLDKVCLLGCGVCTGYGAAVNTAKVEPGSTCAVFGLGAVGLAAVMGCKAAGAKKIIAVDINPDKFEKAKVFGATDFVNPKDHNKPISQVLSEMTDGGVDFSLECVGNVEVMRSALESCVQGWGVSVIVGWTELQDISAQPVQLIAGRTWKGSAFGGFKGRDAVPQMVKAYLDKKLKLDEFITHTMTLDQVNDAIELMKHGKCIRPVLNVSPQ, from the exons ATGGCCACAGCTGGAAAG GTCATCAAGTGCAAGGCAGCAGTGGCCTGGGAGCCCAACAAGCCTTTGGTGATTGAGGAGATTGAAGTAGCCCCACCACAGGCCAAGGAGGTCCGCATCAAG ATTGTGGCGACTGGAGTGTGCCATACGGACCTGTACCACCTTTTGGAGATTAAGCAAAAAGATTGCTTCCCAGTAGTCCTTGGCCACGAGGCAGCTGGAATCGTAGAGAGCGTTGGTCCTGGAGTCACTGAAATTCAGCCAG gagacAAAGTCATCCCTTTGTTCATTGGCCAGTGCAGAGAATGTCGCTTCTGTAAGAGCCCAAAGACCAACCAGTGTGTGGACGCATG GAAAGGCACTGGACGTCACGATGTGACGGCACCACCAGACTCCAGGTTAACCTGTAAGGGCAAGACATTGTTGCAGCTTGCGGGAACCGGCACCTTTTCTGAGTACACTGTGGTTGGTGAGATTGCTGTGGCTAAGATCgaccctgctgctcctctggacAAAGTCTGTCTCCTGGGCTGCGGGGTCTGCACAGGATATGGAGCAGCAGTTAATACTGCTAAG GTGGAACCAGGCTCCACATGTGCTGTGTTTGGCCTGGGAGCTGTTGGCTTGGCCGCAGTCATGGGTTGCAAGGCTGCAGGAGCCAAGAAGATTATCGCTGTTGACATCAATCCAGACAAGTTTGAGAAGGCCAAGGTGTTTGGTGCGACTGACTTCGTGAACCCCAAGGATCACAATAAACCCATCAGCCAAGTGCTGTCTGAGATGACTGACGGAGGAGTGGACTTTTCCCTGGAATGTGTCGGAAATGTGGAAGTCATG CGCTCTGCCTTAGAGTCTTGTGTGCAAGGTTGGGGTGTCAGTGTGATTGTGGGCTGGACAGAGTTGCAGGATATTTCTGCCCAACCCGTTCAGCTCATCGCTGGACGCACATGGAAGGGCTCTGCATTTGGAG GCTTTAAGGGTAGAGATGCAGTGCCTCAGATGGTTAAAGCTTACCTGGACAAGAAGCTGAAGCTGGATGAGTTCATTACTCATACCATGACTTTGGACCAAGTCAATGATGCCATTGAACTGATGAAGCATGGGAAATG CATCCGGCCGGTCCTGAATGTTTCTCCACAATGA
- the LOC143331596 gene encoding alcohol dehydrogenase 1 translates to MATAGKVIKCKAAVAWEPNKPLVIEEIEVAPPQANEVRIKIVATGVCHTDLYHLFEGMHKDGFPAVLGHEGAGIVESVGPGVTEFQPGDKVIPLFISQCGECRFCKSPKTNQCEKGWAADNHGAMTTGETRFTCKGKKVLQFMGTSTFSEYTVMNQIAVAKIDPAAPLDKVCLLGCGVCTGYGAAVNTAKVEPGSTCAVFGLGAVGLAAVMGCKAAGAKKIIAVDINPDKFEKGKVFGATDFVNPKDHNKPISQVLSEMTNGGVDFSLECVGNVGVMRSALESCVKGWGVSVLVGWTDMYDFAARPIQLIAGRTWKGSLFGGFKSKDGVPQMVKAYLDKKVKLDEFITHNMTLAQVNDSIELMKHGKCIRTVLSVSPQ, encoded by the exons ATGGCCACAGCTGGTAAG GTCATCAAGTGCAAGGCCGCAGTGGCCTGGGAGCCCAACAAGCCTTTGGTGATTGAGGAGATTGAGGTAGCCCCACCTCAGGCCAACGAGGTCCGCATCAAG ATTGTGGCAACTGGGGTGTGCCACACGGACCTGTATCATCTGTTTGAGGGCATGCATAAAGATGGCTTCCCAGCAGTCCTTGGCCACGAGGGAGCCGGCATTGTAGAGAGCGTCGGGCCTGGAGTCACAGAATTTCAACCAG GAGACAAGGTGATTCCTCTGTTCATCTCCCAGTGCGGAGAATGTCGCTTCTGCAAGAGTCCTAAGACCAACCAGTGTGAAAAAGGATG GGCTGCTGATAATCATGGTGCGATGACAACAGGAGAGACCAGGTTTACCTGTAAGGGCAAGAAGGTGCTGCAGTTTATGGGAACCAGCACCTTCTCTGAGTACACTGTGATGAACCAGATAGCTGTGGCTAAGATCgaccctgctgctcctctggacAAAGTCTGTCTTCTGGGCTGTGGGGTCTGCACAGGGTATGGAGCAGCAGTTAATACTGCTAAG GTGGAACCAGGCTCCACATGTGCTGTGTTTGGCCTGGGAGCTGTTGGCTTGGCCGCAGTCATGGGCTGCAAGGCTGCAGGAGCCAAGAAGATTATCGCTGTTGACATCAATCCAGACAAGTTTGAGAAGGGCAAGGTGTTTGGTGCGACTGACTTTGTGAACCCCAAGGATCACAATAAACCCATCAGCCAAGTGCTTTCTGAGATGACTAACGGGGGAGTGGACTTCTCCCTGGAATGTGTCGGGAATGTGGGAGTCATG CGCAGTGCCTTGGAGTCTTGTGTGAAAGGCTGGGGTGTCAGCGTGCTGGTTGGCTGGACTGACATGTACGACTTTGCTGCCAGACCCATTCAGCTCATCGCTGGACGTACATGGAAGGGCTCCCTGTTTGGAG GGTTTAAGAGTAAGGATGGCGTGCCTCAGATGGTCAAAGCTTACCTGGACAAAAAGGTGAAGCTGGATGAGTTCATCACTCATAACATGACCTTGGCCCAGGTCAATGATTCCATTGAACTGATGAAGCACGGAAAATG CATCCGGACAGTCCTGAGTGTTTCTCCACAATAA
- the LOC143331649 gene encoding alcohol dehydrogenase 1-like, whose protein sequence is MATAGKVIKCKAAVAWEPNKPLVIEEIEVAPPQADEVRIKIVATGVCHSDLYLLLESMQKDCFPAVLGHEAAGIVESVGPGVTEVQPGDKVIPLLMPQCRECRFCKSPKTNQCARGPTMQKDMMIPPTTRFTCKGKNLMPLFAAGTFSEYIVMNQIGVAKIDPAAPLDKVCLLGCGVCTGYGAAVNTAKVEPGSTCAVFGLGAVGLAAVMGCKAAGAKKIIAVDINPDKFEKAKVFGATDFVNPKDHNKPISQVLSEMTDGGVDFSLECVGNVEVMRSALESCVQGWGVSVIVGFTDLQDVSVRPIQLITGRTWKGSSIGDFKGKDGVPQMVKAYLDKKVKLDEFITHTMTLDQVNDAIELMKHGKCIRTVLNVSPQ, encoded by the exons ATGGCCACAGCTGGTAAG GTCATCAAGTGCAAGGCAGCAGTGGCCTGGGAGCCCAACAAGCCTTTGGTGATTGAGGAGATTGAGGTAGCCCCACCACAGGCCGACGAAGTCCGCATCAAG ATTGTGGCAACTGGAGTGTGCCATTCGGACCTGTACCTCCTTTTGGAGAGTATGCAAAAAGATTGCTTCCCAGCAGTCCTTGGCCACGAGGCAGCTGGGATTGTAGAGAGTGTTGGGCCTGGAGTCACGGAAGTTCAGCCAG gaGACAAAGTTATCCCATTACTCATGCCCCAGTGTAGAGAATGCCGCTTCTGTAAGAGCCCAAAGACCAACCAGTGTGCACG GGGGCCCACTATGCAGAAAGACATGATGATACCACCAACCACCAGGTTTACCTGTAAGGGCAAGAATTTGATGCCACTCTTTGCAGCTGGTACCTTCTCTGAGTACATTGTGATGAACCAGATCGGTGTGGCTAAGATCgaccctgctgctcctctggacAAAGTCTGTCTCCTGGGCTGTGGGGTCTGCACAGGATATGGAGCAGCAGTTAATACTGCGAAG GTGGAACCAGGCTCCACATGTGCTGTGTTTGGCCTGGGAGCTGTGGGCTTGGCCGCAGTCATGGGCTGCAAGGCTGCAGGAGCCAAGAAGATTATCGCTGTTGACATCAATCCAGATAAGTTTGAGAAGGCCAAGGTGTTTGGTGCGACTGACTTTGTGAACCCCAAGGATCACAATAAACCCATCAGCCAAGTGCTGTCTGAGATGACTGACGGAGGAGTGGACTTCTCTCTGGAATGTGTTGGAAATGTGGAAGTCATG CGCAGTGCCTTGGAGTCTTGTGTGCAAGGTTGGGGTGTCAGTGTGATTGTTGGCTTTACAGACTTGCAGGATGTTTCTGTCCGACCCATTCAGCTCATCACCGGACGCACATGGAAGGGCTCCTCAATTGGAG ACTTTAAGGGTAAAGATGGTGTGCCTCAGATGGTTAAAGCTTACCTGGACAAGAAGGTGAAGCTGGATGAGTTCATCACTCATACCATGACTTTGGACCAGGTCAATGATGCCATTGAACTGATGAAGCACGGAAAATG CATCCGGACGGTCCTGAATGTTTCTCCACAATGA